A region of Nocardioides alkalitolerans DNA encodes the following proteins:
- a CDS encoding ABC transporter substrate-binding protein — protein sequence MPAPSHSLARRARAAVLTMIAVAGLAGCGGDPADARQDSAATRTVTDYFGEVEVPAEPRRVVAADPISLSLMLSLGVEPVAASFNPLSLPAHLSGDDTEIENIAGEEGGFDPSLEGILAQEPDLVIVAAGYDGEGDDAWNKETYDRIAATGIPTFGYAYNDGVSLEDVDHGLSAVATALNEEATAATVMGELTDRMEELRERVAAAGLADDPVSAVRLSADGQYSVRVGTGESIAFRALGMTQPEGQQDPSAFRIDLSEENLGELASADALFVYTDEGAEAERDAISSSPLWPTLPAVRDDRVHWVLASVWNASDPIGLGMILDDIEMLFIEPAER from the coding sequence ATGCCTGCTCCATCCCACTCCCTCGCACGTCGCGCCCGTGCCGCGGTCCTCACGATGATCGCCGTCGCCGGACTCGCCGGGTGCGGCGGCGATCCAGCCGACGCCCGTCAGGACTCCGCGGCGACCCGGACGGTCACGGACTACTTCGGCGAGGTCGAGGTTCCCGCCGAGCCGCGACGGGTCGTCGCCGCCGACCCGATCTCGCTGTCGCTCATGCTCTCGCTCGGCGTGGAGCCGGTCGCTGCTTCCTTCAACCCGCTCTCCCTGCCCGCGCACCTGAGCGGGGACGACACGGAGATCGAGAACATCGCGGGCGAGGAGGGCGGCTTCGACCCGAGCCTCGAAGGCATCCTCGCCCAGGAACCCGACCTCGTGATCGTCGCTGCCGGCTACGACGGCGAGGGCGACGACGCGTGGAACAAGGAGACCTACGACCGCATCGCCGCCACCGGCATCCCGACCTTCGGCTACGCCTACAACGACGGCGTCTCCCTCGAGGACGTCGACCACGGCCTCTCGGCGGTGGCCACGGCCCTCAACGAGGAGGCGACCGCCGCGACCGTGATGGGCGAGCTGACCGACCGGATGGAGGAGCTGCGCGAGCGGGTCGCCGCGGCGGGTCTCGCGGACGACCCTGTCTCCGCCGTGCGCCTCAGCGCCGACGGGCAGTACTCGGTCCGGGTCGGCACCGGCGAGAGCATCGCGTTCCGTGCGCTCGGCATGACGCAGCCCGAGGGTCAGCAGGACCCGAGCGCCTTCCGCATCGACCTGTCCGAGGAGAACCTGGGCGAGCTCGCCTCCGCGGACGCGCTGTTCGTCTACACCGACGAGGGCGCCGAGGCGGAGCGGGACGCCATCAGCTCCTCCCCGCTCTGGCCCACCCTGCCCGCCGTCCGGGACGACCGCGTCCACTGGGTGCTGGCCAGCGTCTGGAACGCGTCGGACCCGATCGGTCTCGGCATGATCCTCGACGACATCGAGATGCTCTTCATCGAGCCGGCCGAGCGCTGA
- a CDS encoding siderophore-interacting protein, with protein MPTTTSTTGYLTARVLEAARLSPSFIRVVLADTGDGRPATSGVPDEIVHLYFPAAGESAPPPMTEVDGVLAHHDPDDARVARNYTVRRWEQGRITINFVDHGTGTAVEWARSARPGMQLGVWGTRAWYQPPADTRWMLLVADLTGVPAMLRILEQLPLGVEARAIAEVAHPADRLPTEGPHQVDWRIAGNGRAPSVLPTAAAEWDAPDGPGYVWFAGEASAGRAIRKQVRGLIPSSRQAIVGYWRDDKEAWLDRYQLVSDDLIARYDELSGEGLSDAEAELRWDEILEQAGL; from the coding sequence ATGCCGACCACAACCTCGACGACCGGCTACCTCACCGCCCGGGTGCTGGAGGCCGCGCGACTCTCGCCGTCGTTTATCCGTGTCGTCCTCGCGGACACCGGCGACGGGCGCCCCGCGACGAGCGGGGTGCCCGACGAGATCGTGCACCTCTACTTCCCCGCCGCCGGGGAGAGCGCGCCGCCGCCGATGACGGAGGTCGACGGCGTGCTCGCCCACCACGACCCCGACGACGCCCGCGTCGCCCGGAACTACACGGTGCGCCGGTGGGAGCAGGGCCGCATCACCATCAACTTCGTCGACCACGGCACCGGGACCGCCGTCGAGTGGGCGCGGAGCGCACGTCCGGGCATGCAGCTCGGCGTCTGGGGCACGCGCGCCTGGTACCAGCCCCCCGCCGACACCCGGTGGATGCTGCTCGTCGCCGACCTCACCGGTGTGCCGGCGATGCTGCGGATCCTCGAGCAACTGCCGCTCGGTGTCGAGGCACGCGCGATCGCGGAGGTCGCCCACCCGGCCGACCGGCTCCCGACGGAGGGGCCGCACCAGGTCGACTGGCGCATCGCCGGCAATGGCCGCGCACCCTCCGTGCTCCCCACTGCGGCGGCGGAGTGGGACGCGCCGGACGGGCCCGGCTACGTGTGGTTCGCCGGTGAGGCCTCCGCCGGCCGGGCCATCCGCAAGCAGGTCCGCGGCCTCATCCCCTCCAGCCGCCAGGCCATCGTCGGCTACTGGCGGGACGACAAGGAGGCGTGGCTCGATCGCTACCAGCTCGTCTCCGACGACCTCATCGCCCGCTACGACGAGCTGTCGGGCGAGGGCCTGAGCGATGCCGAGGCCGAGCTCCGCTGGGACGAGATCCTCGAGCAGGCCGGGCTCTGA
- a CDS encoding GMC oxidoreductase: protein MPALSRRALIGGATAAAAVAGLARPAWATVPVRRDRRRVVIIGSGFGGAVAALRLTQAGVPVTLLEQGRRWAVAPGSNTFPTVATLDERALFYGSAPELFGRPLSPAPYAGIFNATPSPTMTVMSGVGYGGGSLTYQGMSLVPDRAVFEHEFPAGLDYDELATEHYAEVARMLRLATAPDELIASAPYRASRTFRERALAAGQSVEKIPMPIDWSFALRELRGELPPSFTNGDCALGANNGGKHSLDVTYLKAAEETGLLEVRLLHRVTDVARTAAGEWEVTAARTDLRGTRQETVVLTAPTLVMGAGSVGTTKMLVRAAATGAIPDLPDAVGRGWGTNADRIYVWSDPLRGFGTPQGGPVVFGSKDWSDPARATTIIQASIPPIGIAGLDLDPRSTMMVGYGVSAARGHFAYDGLTDSANLRWLPEGDHAVQYGAIAPRAHQIAGLGSVLVDTNALVPSTWHPLGGVNMGEACDLEGRVLGQKGLYVLDGALLPGTAAACNPSMTIAAVAERAMKRIVRDDVGVVI from the coding sequence ATGCCTGCTCTGTCCCGTCGCGCCCTCATCGGCGGCGCCACCGCGGCGGCTGCCGTCGCCGGTCTCGCCCGCCCCGCCTGGGCCACCGTCCCCGTCCGCCGCGACCGCCGCCGTGTCGTCATCATCGGCTCGGGCTTCGGCGGCGCGGTCGCCGCGCTCCGGTTGACGCAGGCCGGCGTACCCGTCACCCTCCTCGAGCAGGGCCGCCGCTGGGCCGTCGCCCCGGGCAGCAACACCTTCCCGACCGTCGCCACGCTCGACGAGCGGGCGCTCTTCTACGGCTCGGCCCCCGAGCTGTTCGGCCGGCCGCTCAGCCCCGCGCCGTACGCCGGCATCTTCAACGCCACCCCCAGCCCGACGATGACGGTGATGAGCGGGGTGGGGTACGGCGGCGGGTCGCTCACCTACCAGGGGATGAGCCTCGTGCCGGACCGTGCCGTGTTCGAGCACGAGTTCCCGGCGGGGCTGGACTACGACGAGCTCGCGACGGAGCACTACGCGGAGGTCGCCCGCATGCTTCGCCTGGCCACCGCGCCCGACGAGCTGATCGCCTCCGCGCCGTACCGCGCCTCCCGCACCTTCCGCGAGCGCGCCCTCGCCGCCGGCCAGAGCGTCGAGAAGATCCCGATGCCGATCGATTGGAGCTTCGCGCTGCGGGAGCTGCGCGGCGAGCTGCCGCCGTCGTTCACCAACGGCGACTGCGCGCTCGGCGCCAACAACGGCGGCAAGCACAGCCTCGACGTCACCTACCTCAAGGCCGCCGAGGAGACGGGCCTGCTCGAGGTACGCCTCCTCCACCGCGTCACCGACGTCGCGCGGACCGCGGCGGGGGAGTGGGAGGTGACCGCCGCGCGCACCGATCTCCGCGGCACCCGCCAGGAGACCGTCGTGCTCACCGCGCCCACGCTCGTCATGGGTGCCGGCAGCGTCGGTACGACCAAGATGCTCGTGCGCGCCGCCGCGACCGGCGCGATTCCCGACCTCCCCGACGCCGTGGGCCGCGGCTGGGGCACCAACGCCGACCGAATCTACGTGTGGTCGGACCCGCTGCGCGGGTTCGGTACGCCGCAGGGCGGCCCCGTCGTCTTCGGCAGCAAGGACTGGTCGGACCCGGCGCGCGCCACCACGATCATCCAGGCGTCGATCCCGCCCATCGGCATCGCCGGGCTCGACCTCGACCCGCGCAGCACGATGATGGTCGGCTACGGGGTGAGCGCCGCGCGCGGGCACTTCGCCTACGACGGCCTCACCGACTCCGCCAACCTCCGCTGGCTGCCCGAGGGCGACCACGCGGTGCAGTACGGCGCGATCGCGCCCCGCGCGCACCAGATCGCCGGGCTGGGGTCGGTGCTGGTGGACACCAACGCGCTCGTGCCCTCGACGTGGCACCCGCTCGGTGGGGTCAACATGGGCGAGGCGTGCGACCTGGAGGGGCGGGTGCTGGGGCAGAAGGGGCTGTACGTGCTGGACGGTGCACTGCTGCCGGGGACGGCCGCGGCGTGCAATCCCTCGATGACGATCGCCGCGGTGGCCGAGCGCGCGATGAAGCGGATCGTGCGCGACGACGTGGGCGTCGTGATCTGA
- a CDS encoding helix-turn-helix domain containing protein: MSRPEAQRADGRRSREAILKAAERLLLAGEGLSVSSLAREAGLTRATFYRHFRGTDAVLDALTRSIADTVLPQLLDGLAELPLYAALDRLAQEVVAVAEAYRHVLASQPHSIEDLARLVVPDEPIASFLAERRAAGELDSSLTDGWLARCVRALCLVAIADGRAGEVVAVELGGALRRLVG, encoded by the coding sequence ATGAGTCGCCCGGAGGCCCAGCGCGCCGACGGACGACGGAGCCGCGAGGCGATCCTGAAAGCGGCCGAACGGCTGCTGCTGGCCGGCGAGGGGCTGAGCGTCAGCAGCCTCGCCCGGGAGGCGGGCCTGACCCGGGCGACGTTCTACCGCCACTTCCGCGGCACCGACGCCGTCCTCGACGCCCTCACCCGCTCCATCGCCGACACCGTGCTGCCGCAGCTGCTGGACGGCCTCGCCGAACTGCCCCTGTACGCCGCGCTCGACCGCCTCGCGCAGGAGGTCGTGGCGGTGGCGGAGGCGTATCGACACGTGCTCGCGAGTCAGCCGCATTCGATCGAGGACCTGGCGCGGTTGGTGGTGCCGGATGAGCCGATCGCTTCGTTCTTGGCTGAGCGGCGGGCGGCGGGGGAGCTCGATTCGTCGTTGACCGATGGGTGGTTGGCGCGGTGTGTGCGGGCGTTGTGCCTGGTGGCGATCGCCGATGGGCGGGCGGGGGAGGTCGTGGCTGTGGAGCTGGGTGGAGCGTTGCGGCGGTTGGTGGGGTGA